In a genomic window of Thalassotalea piscium:
- a CDS encoding sensor histidine kinase gives MHSPVFGEETSELQRETYHGELALLRQQSEQLAQVINVMPSGVILLDGNGVVVKINKIASQLLDEPILGQPWFDVIRRSFKPRADDWHEVSLKDGRRVKLEITPLVDQPGQLILITDLTETRLLQDKLGQLQRLSSLGQMVSKLAHQIRTPLSAAMLYGANLKNKNLKVEDRENFQHKLMSRLNDLEQQVNDMLLFAKSGKQQVVEPISINELVSESSNGLEALIKKANATLTIKPCPDDCKVLGNKRALNGAIVNLIHNALQVIPDKAKIQIESRCLEDYAFISVIDNGKGIDSALANKIFEPFYTSRVHGTGLGLAVVKSVANAHQGDVKLLSGPNEGAHFCIKLPLLKLKQETTDEVKAHQYPHYTDTFQSASQESTYESE, from the coding sequence ATGCACTCACCTGTATTTGGTGAAGAAACGTCTGAATTACAGCGTGAAACTTATCATGGAGAGCTTGCGCTGTTAAGGCAGCAATCAGAGCAGCTTGCGCAAGTTATTAATGTTATGCCGTCAGGTGTGATCTTGCTCGATGGTAATGGTGTAGTGGTAAAAATTAATAAAATTGCTAGTCAGTTACTTGATGAGCCTATTTTAGGCCAACCTTGGTTCGATGTTATTCGTCGCTCATTTAAACCACGGGCAGATGACTGGCATGAAGTGTCACTTAAAGACGGTCGCCGAGTAAAGCTTGAGATCACTCCATTAGTTGATCAACCGGGTCAGCTAATTTTGATCACAGACCTAACCGAAACACGATTACTGCAAGATAAATTAGGCCAATTACAACGTCTATCTTCGCTAGGGCAAATGGTGTCTAAGCTTGCTCATCAAATTAGAACACCGTTATCGGCAGCAATGCTTTATGGTGCAAACCTGAAAAATAAAAATTTAAAAGTTGAAGATAGAGAAAATTTTCAGCACAAATTAATGTCACGTTTAAACGACCTAGAACAGCAAGTTAATGATATGTTGTTATTTGCTAAAAGTGGTAAACAACAGGTGGTTGAGCCAATTTCTATTAATGAGCTGGTGTCTGAGTCAAGCAATGGCTTAGAAGCGCTTATTAAAAAAGCCAATGCCACTCTTACCATAAAACCTTGCCCAGACGATTGTAAAGTTCTGGGAAATAAGCGCGCACTTAATGGTGCCATTGTTAATTTAATTCATAATGCCTTACAAGTGATACCTGACAAAGCAAAAATACAAATTGAGTCTCGCTGCCTTGAAGACTACGCATTTATTAGCGTAATAGATAACGGCAAAGGAATTGACAGCGCATTAGCGAATAAAATTTTTGAACCTTTTTACACTTCACGAGTTCATGGCACAGGCTTAGGACTTGCTGTTGTCAAATCAGTAGCAAATGCGCATCAAGGTGATGTTAAATTACTTAGTGGCCCAAATGAAGGCGCGCATTTTTGTATTAAGTTACCGTTACTGAAATTGAAACAAGAAACAACTGATGAAGTAAAAGCACACCAATACCCCCATTATACTGATACCTTTCAGTCAGCTTCACAGGAGAGTACTTATGAATCAGAGTAA
- a CDS encoding sigma-54-dependent transcriptional regulator has protein sequence MNQSKILVVEDDAGLREALVDTLTIAGYQCIQAESGEAALLLLKNHLVDLVVSDVQMGGMSGLSLLKSIKSANAQLPVLIMTAYGTIDDAVQAMKDGACNYMAKPFAPEVLLNMVSQYIPLVINDGGDPIAQDKQSIELLNLARKVASTDASVMVLGPSGSGKEVLAQYVHYHSARASKPFVAINCAAIPENMLEATLFGYEKGAFTGAIQACPGKFEQAQGGTILLDEITEMDLGLQAKILRVLQEREVERLGGRKTIQLDVRVIATSNRDLREAVKEGIFREDLYYRLNVFPLTWLPLADRRDDIIPLAQHMVARICQKNGDVIPEFTASARSKLMTYHWPGNVRELDNVMQRALILHSDQQIDAIDILIENFDTEIIQEQEEVTPASTDKLGSELKLQEHQIILDTLHACHGSRKEVAERLGISPRTLRYKIARMRDSGIQIPA, from the coding sequence ATGAATCAGAGTAAAATCTTAGTGGTAGAAGATGATGCTGGTCTAAGAGAAGCGTTAGTTGATACCTTAACTATCGCAGGTTACCAGTGCATTCAAGCAGAGTCAGGCGAAGCGGCGTTATTGTTATTAAAGAACCACCTTGTTGATCTCGTTGTCAGCGATGTTCAAATGGGGGGGATGTCGGGACTTTCTTTACTAAAATCAATTAAAAGCGCTAATGCGCAGCTACCTGTATTAATAATGACGGCATACGGTACTATTGATGATGCAGTGCAAGCGATGAAAGATGGTGCATGTAATTATATGGCTAAGCCATTTGCCCCTGAAGTGCTGCTCAATATGGTGAGCCAATACATACCGTTAGTTATTAATGACGGTGGCGACCCTATTGCACAAGACAAGCAAAGTATTGAGTTATTAAACTTAGCAAGAAAGGTTGCAAGCACAGATGCTTCCGTGATGGTTTTGGGTCCTAGTGGTTCGGGTAAAGAAGTACTTGCGCAATATGTACATTACCATTCGGCCCGAGCAAGCAAACCTTTTGTTGCTATTAATTGTGCAGCTATTCCGGAAAACATGCTCGAAGCAACGTTATTTGGCTATGAAAAAGGTGCGTTTACTGGTGCTATTCAAGCATGTCCAGGTAAGTTTGAACAAGCACAAGGTGGCACTATTTTACTTGATGAAATAACCGAAATGGACTTAGGCCTACAAGCTAAGATATTGCGCGTTTTGCAAGAGCGTGAAGTTGAGCGTTTGGGCGGTCGAAAAACAATACAATTAGATGTTCGGGTAATTGCTACAAGTAATAGAGATTTACGAGAGGCAGTAAAAGAAGGCATATTTAGAGAAGATTTATATTATCGCCTTAATGTTTTTCCATTAACCTGGTTACCTTTAGCTGATCGTCGAGATGATATTATTCCATTGGCGCAACACATGGTGGCACGAATTTGTCAAAAAAATGGGGATGTAATTCCTGAATTTACTGCGTCCGCGCGGAGTAAGTTAATGACTTATCACTGGCCGGGAAATGTGCGTGAATTAGACAACGTAATGCAACGCGCATTAATTTTGCATAGTGATCAACAAATTGATGCTATAGATATATTAATTGAGAATTTTGATACTGAAATTATTCAAGAGCAGGAAGAAGTAACTCCAGCTAGCACCGATAAGTTAGGCAGTGAGTTAAAGCTGCAAGAGCATCAAATTATTCTTGATACTTTACATGCCTGTCATGGTAGTAGAAAAGAAGTCGCTGAACGGTTGGGTATTAGCCCTCGTACTTTACGTTATAAAATAGCGCGTATGCGTGATAGTGGTATTCAAATACCGGCTTAA
- the fliE gene encoding flagellar hook-basal body complex protein FliE encodes MDIKANSLYAQMQSMSLEASGKRFPVEGNSELVNAVAPANNSSANFASMLKDAVNTVNDLQQDAGAKRTAFEMGDRSVTLADTMIAASKSSVAFDATVQVRNKFVEAYKEIMSMPV; translated from the coding sequence ATGGATATCAAAGCAAATTCACTCTACGCACAAATGCAGAGTATGTCGTTAGAAGCTTCAGGTAAACGCTTTCCCGTTGAAGGCAATAGTGAGCTTGTTAATGCCGTTGCACCTGCAAATAACTCATCTGCAAACTTCGCGTCTATGTTAAAAGACGCGGTTAATACTGTAAACGACCTACAACAAGATGCTGGTGCTAAACGTACGGCGTTTGAAATGGGCGATCGCAGCGTGACGTTAGCTGACACTATGATTGCAGCGTCCAAGTCAAGTGTTGCCTTTGATGCAACAGTTCAGGTTCGCAACAAATTTGTTGAAGCCTATAAAGAAATAATGAGTATGCCAGTTTAG
- the fliF gene encoding flagellar basal-body MS-ring/collar protein FliF: MVSSDNNTDLVVNEHDDSDIDEQKSGFAAAMGNVDVLRQITLIMALAICLAIAVFVILWANQPDYRFLAKQPTDQLIKTMDFLDANKVEYTQENNTISVRADEYQSVKLLLAREGLDDQPKAGNEIIMQDMGFGVSQRLEGERLKHSREQQLARTIEELQSITRAKVLLAIPRENVFAKRKSSPSATVVLTMRRGRMLSEEEVDSVVDIVASAVQSLDPNRVTVTDQNGRLLNSGSQDSISSRSRKEFEIEQKREKEYMEKLDTILIPVVGLGNYTAQVDVTMDFTNSEETQRRYNPDLPALRSEMKVEDSTTGGLLGGIPGALTNQPPLDSNIPENAEGGQQKAMPSRKHLESTKNYELDESISYVKQQTGVIRRISVSVALDYINNVGPEGQIDQAPRSAQELANIRRLLQGSIGFDMQRGDALEVVTLPFSRLAEPELIEPAIYEQPWFWKAIKLGVGGLVIIVLIMAVVRPMLKRLIYPDQSPSDYGDKSLDSHIDLGDETMDMLTSDFDAGAVGFAPDGSLQLPDLHRDEDILKAVRALVANEPELSSQVVKSWLNEDE; this comes from the coding sequence ATGGTTTCATCAGATAACAATACCGATTTGGTTGTGAATGAACACGACGATTCAGATATTGATGAGCAAAAATCAGGTTTTGCTGCAGCAATGGGAAATGTTGATGTTTTGCGTCAAATAACATTAATCATGGCGTTAGCAATATGTTTAGCGATAGCTGTTTTTGTTATTTTGTGGGCAAACCAGCCCGATTATCGCTTTTTAGCAAAGCAACCTACTGATCAATTAATTAAAACCATGGATTTTCTTGATGCCAATAAGGTTGAGTATACTCAGGAAAATAACACTATTTCGGTGCGTGCAGACGAATATCAGAGTGTAAAACTATTACTCGCAAGAGAAGGACTAGACGATCAGCCTAAAGCGGGTAATGAAATAATTATGCAAGATATGGGCTTTGGCGTTAGTCAACGCTTGGAAGGTGAACGCTTAAAGCACTCTCGTGAACAACAATTGGCTCGTACTATTGAAGAGCTGCAGTCTATTACTCGCGCTAAAGTATTATTAGCTATACCGCGTGAAAATGTTTTTGCTAAACGTAAAAGTTCGCCATCAGCAACAGTTGTATTAACTATGCGCCGAGGACGAATGTTGTCAGAAGAAGAAGTTGACTCGGTGGTTGATATAGTCGCTTCAGCGGTACAAAGCCTTGATCCAAATAGAGTAACGGTTACTGATCAAAATGGTCGTTTATTAAATTCAGGATCACAAGACTCCATTTCTTCTCGCTCTAGAAAAGAGTTTGAAATTGAGCAAAAACGTGAAAAAGAGTACATGGAAAAGCTCGACACCATTCTAATTCCAGTGGTTGGTTTAGGTAATTATACCGCGCAAGTCGACGTAACTATGGATTTTACAAACTCAGAAGAAACACAACGGCGCTATAATCCTGATTTACCTGCACTTAGAAGTGAAATGAAAGTTGAAGACAGCACTACGGGTGGCCTGCTAGGCGGTATTCCTGGTGCACTCACTAATCAACCTCCACTAGATTCTAATATTCCAGAGAACGCAGAAGGTGGACAACAAAAGGCAATGCCAAGTCGTAAACATTTAGAATCTACTAAAAACTATGAGCTTGACGAATCTATTAGCTATGTTAAGCAACAAACAGGGGTTATCCGTCGAATTAGTGTTTCAGTAGCATTAGACTATATTAATAATGTAGGCCCTGAAGGGCAGATTGATCAAGCACCACGTTCAGCGCAAGAGTTAGCAAATATTCGTCGCTTGTTGCAAGGTAGTATAGGTTTTGATATGCAACGAGGTGACGCATTAGAGGTCGTTACTTTACCATTCTCACGCCTTGCAGAGCCTGAATTAATTGAGCCAGCAATTTATGAGCAACCTTGGTTTTGGAAGGCGATTAAACTTGGAGTAGGTGGTTTAGTTATTATTGTGCTAATAATGGCAGTAGTGCGTCCAATGTTAAAACGCTTAATTTATCCAGATCAATCACCGTCTGATTATGGCGATAAATCACTTGATAGCCACATTGACTTAGGTGATGAAACAATGGATATGCTAACATCTGACTTTGATGCAGGCGCTGTTGGCTTTGCACCAGATGGTAGCTTACAGCTACCAGATCTTCACAGAGATGAAGATATATTAAAAGCGGTTCGTGCCTTAGTTGCCAACGAACCTGAATTATCGTCGCAAGTTGTAAAAAGTTGGTTGAACGAAGATGAGTGA
- the fliG gene encoding flagellar motor switch protein FliG has protein sequence MSDEAQTQTMSAPAGFDVDKLDGSEKAAILLLSLSEEDAAQILKHLEPKQVQQVGMIMAAMEDFTQEKITAVHKLFINEIQNFSTIGFQSEEFVRRALTAALGEDKAGNLIDQIVMGGGAKGLDSLKWMDSKQVANIIRNEHPQIQTIVLSYLEPEQSAEIMSQFADKVRLDLMMRIANLEEVQPAALQELNEIMEKQFAGQAGAQAAKMGGLKAAADIMNYLDTNIEGVLMDAIREHDEEMSQQIQDLMFVFENLADVDDRGIQAILREVQQDALMKAIKGADEALKEKIMKNMSKRAAEMMMDDLEAMGPVRISEVEAAQKEILSIARRLSDAGEIMLGGGGGGDEFL, from the coding sequence ATGAGTGATGAAGCCCAAACCCAAACTATGAGCGCACCGGCTGGTTTTGATGTTGATAAACTAGACGGCTCCGAAAAAGCGGCCATTTTATTATTAAGCTTGTCGGAAGAAGATGCAGCACAAATTTTAAAGCATCTTGAGCCGAAGCAAGTTCAGCAAGTCGGCATGATTATGGCGGCGATGGAAGACTTTACGCAAGAAAAAATTACTGCGGTTCATAAGCTTTTTATTAACGAAATACAAAACTTTAGTACCATTGGTTTCCAAAGTGAAGAATTTGTTCGTCGAGCATTAACTGCGGCATTAGGTGAAGATAAAGCTGGTAATCTTATTGATCAAATTGTTATGGGTGGTGGTGCTAAAGGCTTAGATTCATTGAAATGGATGGACTCTAAACAAGTAGCAAATATTATTCGTAATGAGCATCCTCAAATTCAAACGATTGTACTTTCGTACTTAGAACCCGAGCAGTCAGCTGAAATAATGAGTCAGTTCGCTGATAAAGTGCGCCTTGACTTGATGATGCGTATTGCCAACTTAGAAGAAGTACAACCAGCAGCATTACAAGAATTAAATGAAATAATGGAAAAACAATTTGCCGGTCAAGCTGGGGCTCAAGCTGCGAAAATGGGTGGTTTAAAAGCGGCTGCAGATATTATGAATTACCTCGATACCAATATTGAAGGGGTCTTAATGGATGCGATTCGTGAGCATGACGAAGAAATGAGCCAACAAATACAAGACTTAATGTTTGTTTTTGAGAACCTTGCCGATGTAGATGACCGTGGTATACAAGCAATTCTGCGTGAAGTGCAACAAGATGCACTGATGAAAGCAATAAAAGGTGCTGACGAAGCATTGAAAGAAAAAATTATGAAAAACATGTCTAAGCGTGCTGCTGAAATGATGATGGATGACTTAGAAGCAATGGGCCCTGTGCGCATCAGTGAAGTTGAAGCTGCTCAGAAAGAAATACTGTCAATTGCACGCCGTTTATCTGATGCTGGTGAAATTATGCTCGGCGGAGGAGGCGGTGGTGATGAGTTCTTATAA
- the fliH gene encoding flagellar assembly protein FliH has protein sequence MKNFNSKNPVDHVVQLEDDQELDVWSLPDVTQQKSLENEKTNAFGKKSTWVYEPPEEDEPVLAPLTADEIEAIRQAAHEEGFNQGKEEGFVAGFEQGQKTGHEEGVTKGHEEGLEQGLLQSKEDIDQLTQQWQQLIEQIHQPMQVVEGMVEEQLLQLVVQLTEAITLHEAKTNPDIILSAIKTGMKALPIQEAQTKILLHPDDIKLIEKEISAEVISEQGWRLLPTPHLTRGSCQIENSTSNIDLTIETKLKEVLDSFLQEALHQ, from the coding sequence ATGAAAAACTTTAATTCAAAGAACCCAGTTGATCATGTTGTTCAATTAGAAGATGACCAAGAGCTAGATGTATGGTCATTGCCGGATGTGACTCAACAAAAATCGCTCGAAAACGAAAAAACCAATGCTTTTGGTAAAAAATCAACTTGGGTGTATGAGCCACCAGAAGAGGACGAGCCGGTGCTTGCTCCTCTTACTGCTGATGAAATAGAAGCGATAAGACAAGCGGCACATGAAGAAGGCTTTAATCAAGGCAAAGAAGAAGGTTTTGTTGCGGGCTTTGAACAAGGACAAAAAACAGGCCACGAAGAAGGCGTTACTAAAGGTCATGAAGAAGGGCTTGAGCAAGGTCTTTTGCAAAGCAAAGAAGACATTGACCAGCTAACTCAGCAATGGCAACAGTTAATAGAACAGATACATCAGCCAATGCAAGTCGTTGAAGGTATGGTTGAAGAGCAACTATTACAGTTAGTAGTACAACTAACTGAAGCAATTACCTTGCACGAAGCTAAAACAAATCCAGACATTATTCTCTCTGCAATAAAAACCGGAATGAAAGCACTTCCAATACAAGAAGCACAAACAAAAATATTACTTCACCCTGATGATATTAAGTTAATTGAAAAAGAAATATCTGCTGAAGTTATCAGCGAGCAAGGCTGGCGATTATTACCGACACCTCATCTAACTCGTGGTTCTTGCCAAATAGAAAACAGCACCTCTAATATTGACCTTACAATAGAGACCAAACTAAAAGAAGTATTGGACTCATTTTTGCAAGAAGCACTACATCAGTAA
- the fliI gene encoding flagellar protein export ATPase FliI gives MFDTEKLTNRLKNSQRYVHKHQLSVAGRLVRVVGLTLEAVGVKASVGSQCLVETAQGDLIAEVVGFSGDTTYLMPELSLRGVLPGARVVPVSSKSRVPLSMDLLGRVVDGVGKPLDGKGPIKTDEAANYNPQLINPLSRRAISKPLDVGVRAINSFITVGLGQRMGLFAGSGVGKSVLMGMMTKGTTADVIVVGLVGERGREVKEFIEEILGEEGRARSVVVAAPADNSPLMRLKGCETAVQISEYFRDQGLNVLLLIDSLTRYAQAQREIALAVGEPPATKGYPPSVFSKLPQLVERAGNGGAGQGSITAFFTVLTEGDDLQDPIADAARAILDGHIVLSRDLADAGHYPAVDIEASISRVMPMVTSEEHQQLARQLKQMYSLYQQNKDLISIGAYTRGSDPRIDHAIELNPVIKFFLQQKMNEIIPYDQSLSQLQEILQAAQAHAQSNTNQATN, from the coding sequence ATGTTTGACACCGAAAAATTGACTAATCGGCTCAAAAACAGCCAGCGCTATGTGCATAAACATCAGTTATCAGTTGCTGGTCGCTTAGTTCGTGTTGTCGGTTTAACATTGGAAGCTGTAGGTGTGAAAGCATCGGTAGGTAGCCAATGTTTGGTCGAGACGGCACAAGGTGACTTAATCGCTGAAGTCGTTGGTTTTTCAGGTGACACCACATATTTAATGCCAGAGTTAAGCCTACGCGGTGTTTTACCCGGTGCGCGTGTTGTTCCTGTTAGTAGTAAATCTCGTGTACCGCTGTCTATGGACTTACTAGGCCGAGTTGTTGATGGTGTCGGCAAACCGCTTGATGGCAAAGGCCCGATAAAAACTGACGAAGCTGCAAACTATAATCCACAATTAATTAATCCATTATCACGCCGTGCGATATCCAAGCCCTTGGATGTTGGCGTACGCGCTATTAATAGCTTTATTACTGTGGGGCTAGGCCAACGTATGGGCCTTTTTGCTGGTTCAGGTGTTGGTAAGAGTGTACTGATGGGAATGATGACCAAAGGCACAACGGCAGATGTTATTGTTGTGGGCTTAGTTGGCGAACGTGGTCGAGAAGTTAAAGAGTTTATTGAAGAAATATTAGGTGAAGAGGGGCGTGCACGCTCTGTTGTAGTTGCTGCCCCTGCTGATAATTCACCGCTCATGCGTTTAAAAGGTTGTGAAACTGCAGTGCAAATTAGCGAGTATTTTCGTGATCAGGGCTTAAACGTTCTTTTATTAATTGACTCACTAACTCGATACGCGCAAGCTCAGCGTGAAATAGCATTAGCTGTGGGTGAACCGCCTGCAACGAAAGGCTACCCACCGTCAGTTTTTTCTAAGTTACCACAATTAGTGGAACGTGCAGGTAATGGTGGTGCAGGGCAAGGCTCAATTACCGCTTTTTTCACCGTACTTACCGAAGGGGATGACTTACAAGATCCTATTGCTGATGCTGCTCGTGCTATTTTAGATGGTCACATTGTATTATCACGAGATTTAGCTGATGCAGGTCACTATCCTGCTGTTGATATAGAAGCGTCGATTAGTCGAGTTATGCCAATGGTTACAAGCGAAGAACATCAGCAACTAGCGCGACAATTGAAGCAAATGTATTCACTGTATCAACAAAATAAAGACTTAATTTCAATAGGTGCTTATACCCGAGGTAGCGACCCTCGAATTGATCATGCGATCGAACTTAACCCCGTAATAAAGTTTTTCTTACAACAAAAAATGAATGAAATCATTCCTTATGATCAAAGCTTAAGCCAGTTACAAGAAATATTACAAGCTGCACAAGCGCATGCTCAAAGTAACACTAATCAAGCTACTAATTAG
- the fliJ gene encoding flagellar export protein FliJ produces the protein MSLQQLNTLYKYEYDKEQKAAQQLQLAEQDYQQNLLRLQNVGDYRLEYMKRLEQRSLEGIDSATYRHFHAFIAKLDNAAEQVEIAITQAKALVEQSKKLWLAQRQKVKAVEQLQQQKLKQKVNLENKREQAMFDEFATQQYIRRHHQ, from the coding sequence ATGTCGCTACAGCAATTAAATACCTTATATAAATATGAGTATGACAAAGAGCAAAAAGCAGCGCAGCAGCTACAACTTGCTGAGCAAGATTATCAGCAAAATTTATTAAGGCTTCAAAATGTGGGTGACTATCGCCTTGAATATATGAAAAGGTTAGAGCAACGTTCATTAGAAGGAATAGATAGTGCCACCTACCGACACTTTCACGCATTTATTGCCAAGCTAGATAATGCCGCAGAGCAGGTTGAAATCGCAATTACCCAAGCAAAAGCGCTGGTAGAGCAAAGTAAAAAACTATGGCTTGCACAGCGACAAAAGGTTAAGGCCGTTGAACAGTTACAACAACAAAAATTAAAGCAAAAAGTAAACCTTGAGAATAAACGGGAGCAAGCCATGTTTGATGAGTTCGCTACACAACAATACATTCGTCGACATCATCAATAG
- a CDS encoding flagellar hook-length control protein FliK, translating into MSSMNVLNIESVQSTDISVVSAESALGPWNGSSGKFSDLINQHKKESSGNSEPKSGNGADKVVTIVAESDIKETNIENQPPQSSAEVLSKGPDEQSDNFTTEQNSENLPNETIVNQQITPINDDAEHLKLLAMIATSNTLSVDHKNLKENGLPATEVRKLAELLGTMKNLTEAEYSEFKAKFESLAGKETAALALQKYKFKTPDIVINPIQEKKDSSLFDSESVEQLDSKGAQSGIKLDEKISAAISDKVAIKVNATETVEANNKVGLRGQFGDVVAQSKSVSVIFPQSETLNSGNNTNDNKDTKTVNETVIKTQFSDVAEHEKVVAVTANKQDVTSSKNVDSATDKIESKLKSAQFANQGVSLNETKNQSTDSFIAAATAKGVEATKEVNVSLQNNANKESSVNLDRISGSRSFNQSNGESKEQSGQGKANSEANTFNLKADAIKSAAGDADKTQPELSVKHRIEQESNADIKHALSMLTPKETSALKPIEHSSHNIHSANFVQAEQQAAAHIIEKSASDAVDAMTQKKTLNLHNETIAIHRKDFSVAVKDKVMVMISQKLQQIEIRLDPPELGSMHVKVNLQNEQAVVSFIVQNQQAKEALEQSMGKLRDMLSESGVDVGDANVEQQQQQASSEDASTERNQHAEHENVTDIDDQQSFVDNANLYKASATSIDYYA; encoded by the coding sequence ATGTCATCAATGAATGTTTTAAACATAGAGAGTGTCCAATCTACTGATATTTCAGTGGTTAGTGCCGAATCTGCTTTAGGGCCTTGGAATGGAAGCTCAGGCAAATTTTCTGATTTAATTAACCAACATAAAAAAGAAAGTAGCGGCAACAGTGAGCCTAAAAGCGGCAACGGAGCCGATAAAGTAGTCACAATTGTGGCAGAGTCGGATATAAAAGAGACAAACATTGAAAATCAGCCGCCACAAAGCTCTGCTGAGGTGCTAAGTAAAGGGCCCGATGAACAATCAGATAATTTTACTACCGAGCAAAATAGTGAAAACTTACCAAATGAAACTATTGTAAATCAACAGATAACACCCATTAATGATGATGCAGAACACCTAAAGCTATTAGCGATGATAGCAACTTCCAACACATTATCTGTTGATCATAAAAACCTCAAAGAGAATGGTTTGCCCGCCACAGAAGTGCGAAAGTTAGCCGAACTGTTAGGTACAATGAAAAATTTAACCGAAGCCGAATACTCTGAATTTAAAGCTAAGTTTGAAAGCTTAGCGGGTAAAGAAACGGCGGCTTTAGCACTGCAAAAGTACAAATTTAAAACTCCAGATATTGTTATTAATCCGATACAAGAGAAAAAAGATTCCTCACTATTTGATAGCGAATCGGTTGAACAATTAGACAGTAAAGGAGCTCAATCGGGTATAAAACTCGATGAAAAAATCTCTGCTGCTATATCAGATAAAGTCGCCATTAAAGTTAATGCAACAGAAACCGTTGAAGCTAATAATAAAGTTGGTCTAAGGGGGCAATTTGGTGATGTTGTAGCGCAGTCAAAAAGTGTATCTGTAATCTTTCCTCAATCTGAGACACTTAATAGCGGTAATAATACAAATGACAATAAAGACACGAAAACGGTAAACGAGACAGTTATAAAAACTCAATTTAGTGATGTGGCAGAACATGAGAAAGTAGTAGCTGTAACGGCGAATAAACAAGACGTTACTTCTAGCAAAAACGTTGACAGTGCAACTGATAAAATAGAGAGTAAATTAAAAAGTGCTCAATTCGCCAATCAAGGTGTTTCACTAAATGAAACAAAGAATCAGTCTACAGACTCTTTTATTGCAGCGGCAACAGCAAAGGGCGTTGAGGCAACTAAAGAGGTTAATGTAAGTTTGCAAAATAACGCAAATAAAGAAAGCTCAGTAAATTTAGACCGAATATCTGGGAGCCGTAGCTTTAATCAAAGTAATGGTGAAAGCAAAGAACAATCTGGTCAAGGTAAAGCTAATAGTGAAGCAAATACTTTCAATTTAAAAGCTGATGCCATTAAAAGCGCCGCCGGTGACGCAGATAAGACTCAACCAGAGTTAAGCGTAAAGCACAGAATAGAGCAGGAAAGTAATGCTGATATTAAGCATGCTTTATCAATGTTAACACCTAAAGAAACTTCTGCATTAAAGCCAATTGAACACAGTTCACATAATATTCACTCTGCTAACTTTGTTCAGGCAGAGCAACAAGCAGCTGCTCATATTATTGAAAAATCAGCAAGTGATGCAGTTGATGCAATGACACAGAAAAAAACACTAAATTTGCATAATGAAACGATTGCCATACATCGTAAAGATTTTAGTGTTGCGGTAAAAGATAAAGTCATGGTGATGATCAGCCAAAAGTTGCAACAAATTGAAATTAGGCTTGACCCACCAGAATTAGGTAGTATGCATGTAAAAGTTAACTTACAAAATGAACAAGCCGTGGTTAGTTTCATTGTGCAAAATCAGCAAGCAAAAGAGGCACTAGAGCAAAGTATGGGGAAATTACGCGATATGCTCTCTGAAAGTGGTGTAGATGTTGGTGATGCCAATGTAGAGCAACAGCAGCAACAAGCAAGTAGTGAAGATGCTAGTACAGAACGAAACCAACATGCTGAGCATGAAAATGTTACTGATATAGACGATCAACAAAGCTTTGTTGATAATGCAAATTTGTACAAAGCTTCAGCAACTAGTATTGATTACTATGCTTAA